The Sandaracinaceae bacterium genome has a window encoding:
- a CDS encoding pyridoxine 5'-phosphate synthase, with protein MSVRLHVNVDHVATLRQARGTAYPDPVEAAVFCEHAGADGITVHLREDRRHIQERDVHLLRQLVKTTLNLEMAATDAMVGFALDVKPDLVTLVPEKREEQTTEGGLDVAGQVERMAQVKARFDDASIPVSLFIDPDEAQVRAAVELGADSIELHTGDYCAAKDEDALEHELLRLTAAAALAEQLSPEMTVAAGHGLTSRNLGELVASIPQLEELNIGHALIADAVFLGIKGAVEAYLEAIELGEAER; from the coding sequence ATGTCCGTCCGTCTCCACGTCAACGTCGACCACGTCGCGACCCTGCGCCAGGCCCGCGGCACTGCATACCCGGACCCCGTCGAAGCGGCCGTGTTCTGCGAGCACGCGGGCGCCGACGGGATCACCGTGCACCTCCGCGAGGACCGCCGGCACATCCAGGAGCGCGACGTCCACCTGCTGCGCCAGCTCGTCAAGACGACGCTCAACCTCGAGATGGCCGCGACCGACGCGATGGTGGGCTTCGCGCTGGACGTCAAGCCCGACCTCGTGACGCTCGTGCCGGAGAAGCGGGAGGAGCAGACGACCGAGGGCGGGCTCGACGTGGCCGGGCAGGTGGAGCGCATGGCCCAGGTGAAGGCGCGCTTCGACGACGCCTCGATCCCGGTCAGCCTCTTCATCGATCCGGACGAGGCGCAGGTCCGCGCCGCGGTCGAGCTGGGCGCCGACTCGATCGAGCTGCACACGGGCGACTACTGCGCGGCCAAGGACGAGGACGCGCTCGAGCACGAGCTGCTTCGGCTGACCGCCGCCGCCGCCCTCGCCGAGCAGCTCTCACCGGAGATGACGGTCGCGGCGGGCCACGGGCTGACGAGCCGCAACCTCGGCGAGCTGGTCGCGAGCATCCCGCAGCTCGAGGAGCTCAACATCGGGCACGCGCTGATCGCGGACGCGGTCTTCCTCGGGATCAAGGGCGCGGTGGAGGCCTACCTCGAGGCGATCGAGCTGGGCGAGGCCGAGCGTTGA
- a CDS encoding MBL fold metallo-hydrolase: MELHVLGSGTAIPHPSRGASGYALVEDGVACLLECGPGSTRRWPSAGITFENARIIVTTHHHVDHCCDLPAVLFGRNVPDPSVSTPLALLGPVSHGAHLAAIEAMYGRWVEDAHGAREVVSMTDGDHFEAGPFRVDARVMRHSPGALGVRVSAGGRTLAFSGDSAPCDALVELCRGADLALLECSYPAAREARGHLTSRTAAEVARAAGVSRLVLTHFYPACDAVDVAAEVRAAGFEGALHLAEDGDVLQV; the protein is encoded by the coding sequence GTGGAGCTGCACGTCCTCGGCTCGGGCACCGCCATCCCGCATCCCTCGCGCGGGGCGAGCGGCTACGCGCTCGTCGAGGACGGCGTGGCGTGTCTGCTCGAGTGCGGCCCGGGCTCCACGCGTCGCTGGCCGAGCGCGGGGATCACGTTCGAGAACGCCCGGATCATCGTGACCACGCACCACCACGTGGATCACTGCTGTGATCTGCCGGCCGTGCTCTTCGGTCGGAACGTGCCCGACCCGTCGGTCTCGACGCCGCTCGCGCTGCTCGGGCCGGTGAGCCATGGCGCGCACCTCGCGGCCATCGAGGCGATGTACGGCCGGTGGGTCGAGGACGCGCACGGCGCGCGCGAGGTGGTCTCCATGACAGACGGCGACCACTTCGAGGCGGGGCCCTTCCGGGTGGACGCGCGCGTGATGCGGCACTCGCCCGGCGCGCTCGGCGTGCGGGTCAGCGCGGGCGGGCGCACGCTCGCCTTCAGCGGCGACAGCGCACCTTGCGACGCGCTGGTCGAGCTCTGTCGGGGCGCAGACCTCGCGCTGCTCGAGTGCAGCTACCCCGCGGCGCGCGAGGCGCGAGGCCACCTGACCTCACGGACCGCGGCCGAGGTGGCGCGCGCGGCGGGCGTCTCGCGCCTCGTGCTCACGCACTTCTATCCGGCGTGCGACGCGGTGGACGTCGCGGCCGAGGTGCGCGCGGCCGGCTTCGAGGGCGCGCTCCACCTCGCAGAAGATGGCGACGTGCTTCAGGTGTGA
- a CDS encoding serine protein kinase PrkA, with protein sequence MFDPRSRLTQIGAVVRDRFDSQKRVLSFDEYLDLFAKHPWRHSRDAARYVRDCLDYFGTYELERPGASVKRWRLFDLEFEQSDDLSADESGDGHDFLVGQERLQHDFYRILSNFVREGRINRLVLLHGPNGSAKSTFVGCLMRALEHYSYQDEGALYRFSWIFPRGKDGKTVGFGSRDDSFEPGESFAHLPDSRIDVKLTSELRENPLLLLPRAERRRLLTEAYEGSSVDESPPHVIANGQLGAKNRQIFDALLTAYRGELTKVLAHVRVERFYHSRRYRLGVVTIGPEMAVDAQERQISVDRSLGVLPASLSALSLFETMGELVDASGGLLEFSDLLKRPLDAWRYLLLAIETGEVSLNFSMLPLNSVLVATSNELHLNAFKEHHEYRSFRGRLQMVRVPYLLDYRREQGIYDAQIVPQVRTHVAPHATYVAALWAVLTRLMRPQGDEYDNATVGRLATTLSPLEKAELYADGRIPERFASEEAKELRAGLEAIRHESDTWPKYEGLHGASPREIRNLLLDAAQDPRYGCLSPIAVLEHVAVFCESDDYDFLKEKPESGYHDHRGFVEVVRERWLDFVDEEFRTSTGLVEETQYVDLFERYVTHVSFWTKGERVQNPMTGEYEEPDEGLMKNVEEMLDVDPAKADNFRKDLISTVAGHAIDNPGVSVSYTKVFPRFLGKLREATYGKRRKQLGEIAQDALVILADDERAIRQMGAERERAARETLERMVADHGYAESSVRDAVGELLRRRYEP encoded by the coding sequence ATGTTCGACCCCCGCTCCCGGCTGACTCAGATCGGCGCCGTCGTCCGAGACCGCTTCGACTCCCAGAAGCGCGTGCTCTCGTTCGACGAGTACCTCGATCTGTTCGCGAAGCACCCCTGGCGACACAGCCGGGACGCGGCGCGCTACGTGCGCGACTGCCTCGACTACTTCGGCACCTACGAGCTGGAGCGGCCCGGCGCGAGCGTGAAGCGGTGGCGCCTGTTCGACCTCGAGTTCGAGCAGAGCGACGATCTCAGCGCGGACGAGTCGGGGGACGGTCACGACTTCCTCGTCGGTCAGGAGCGCCTGCAGCACGACTTCTACCGCATCCTCAGCAACTTCGTGCGGGAGGGGCGGATCAACCGCCTCGTGCTGCTCCATGGCCCGAACGGCTCGGCGAAGAGCACCTTCGTCGGCTGCCTCATGCGCGCGCTCGAGCACTACTCCTACCAGGACGAGGGCGCGCTCTACCGGTTCAGCTGGATCTTCCCGCGCGGCAAGGACGGCAAGACCGTCGGCTTCGGATCCCGGGACGACTCCTTCGAGCCCGGGGAGAGCTTCGCGCACCTCCCGGACAGCCGGATCGACGTCAAGCTCACGAGCGAGCTGCGCGAGAACCCCCTCCTCCTGCTGCCCCGCGCGGAGCGCCGCCGGCTGCTCACCGAGGCCTACGAGGGGAGCTCGGTCGACGAGTCGCCCCCGCACGTGATCGCGAACGGGCAGCTCGGCGCCAAGAACCGGCAGATCTTCGACGCGCTGCTCACGGCGTACCGGGGAGAGCTGACGAAGGTGCTCGCGCACGTGCGCGTGGAGCGCTTCTACCACTCGCGCCGCTACCGGCTCGGCGTGGTGACCATCGGCCCGGAGATGGCGGTCGACGCGCAGGAGCGCCAGATCAGCGTGGACCGCTCGCTCGGGGTGTTGCCCGCGTCGCTCAGCGCGCTCTCGCTCTTCGAGACCATGGGGGAGCTCGTCGACGCCTCGGGGGGGCTGCTCGAGTTCAGCGATCTCCTGAAGCGGCCGCTCGACGCGTGGCGCTACCTGCTGCTCGCGATCGAGACGGGCGAGGTCTCCCTCAACTTCTCGATGCTGCCGCTCAACAGCGTGCTGGTGGCGACGAGCAACGAGCTGCACCTCAACGCCTTCAAGGAGCACCACGAGTACCGCTCGTTCCGTGGGCGGCTGCAGATGGTGCGCGTGCCCTACCTGCTCGACTACCGGCGCGAGCAGGGGATCTACGACGCGCAGATCGTCCCGCAGGTCCGCACGCACGTGGCGCCGCACGCGACCTACGTCGCGGCGCTCTGGGCGGTGCTCACGCGCTTGATGCGCCCGCAGGGGGACGAATACGACAACGCCACCGTCGGTCGCCTCGCCACGACGCTCTCCCCGCTGGAGAAGGCGGAGCTCTACGCGGACGGCCGCATCCCCGAGCGCTTCGCCAGCGAGGAGGCGAAGGAGCTCCGCGCGGGCCTCGAGGCGATCCGGCACGAGTCGGACACCTGGCCCAAGTACGAGGGCCTGCACGGGGCGTCGCCGCGCGAGATCCGCAACCTGCTGCTCGATGCGGCCCAGGACCCGCGCTACGGCTGCCTCTCGCCGATCGCGGTGCTCGAGCACGTGGCCGTCTTCTGCGAGTCGGACGACTACGACTTCCTGAAGGAGAAGCCCGAGAGCGGCTACCACGACCACCGCGGCTTCGTCGAAGTGGTCCGCGAGCGCTGGCTGGACTTCGTGGACGAGGAGTTCCGCACCTCGACGGGGCTCGTGGAGGAGACGCAATATGTCGACCTCTTCGAGCGCTACGTGACGCACGTGTCCTTCTGGACGAAGGGCGAGCGCGTGCAGAACCCGATGACCGGCGAGTACGAGGAGCCCGACGAGGGCCTGATGAAGAACGTCGAGGAGATGCTCGACGTCGACCCGGCCAAGGCCGACAACTTCCGCAAGGACCTGATCAGCACGGTGGCGGGTCACGCCATCGACAACCCGGGCGTGAGCGTCAGCTACACCAAGGTCTTCCCGCGCTTCCTCGGAAAGCTCCGGGAGGCCACCTACGGCAAGCGCCGCAAGCAGCTCGGGGAGATCGCCCAGGACGCGCTCGTGATCCTCGCGGACGACGAGCGCGCGATCCGGCAAATGGGCGCCGAGCGGGAGAGGGCGGCGCGCGAGACCCTCGAGCGCATGGTCGCCGATCACGGCTACGCCGAGTCCTCCGTGCGCGACGCGGTGGGTGAGCTGCTCCGGCGTCGGTACGAGCCATGA
- the serA gene encoding phosphoglycerate dehydrogenase, with translation MSKGRILLLENIHPGAMENLESAGYEVDLLSKALGEEDLARELKDCVAVGIRSKTHVTPAVLEAAEGLRAVGAFCIGTNQIALDDANRRGVPAFNAPFSNTRSVAEMVMADIVFLARRLGDRNNQMHRGVWKKSATGSHEVRGKTLGIIGYGHIGRQVGVLAEAFGLQVLFHDISNQLPMGNNRPSVGLEDLLEASDFVSLHVPATSLTENMIGEAQIRRMKKGGYLLNLSRGNVVVIEALAAALKDGHLAGAAVDVYPKEPKTNDEPFESELQGLSNVILSPHVGGSTQEAQVSIGQEVSTALIRYLDFGITAGAVNVPTADLAPREGTHRIQHFHRNVPGVLGDVHRIVANHGANVVGQVLATDPQVGYLVMDVAGGEGAAIVQDVAALKTTVRARLLY, from the coding sequence GTGAGCAAAGGTCGCATTCTACTTCTCGAGAACATCCATCCCGGAGCGATGGAGAACCTGGAGTCCGCCGGCTACGAGGTGGACCTGCTGTCCAAGGCGCTCGGCGAAGAGGACCTCGCCAGGGAGCTGAAGGACTGCGTCGCGGTGGGCATCCGCTCCAAGACCCACGTCACGCCGGCCGTGCTCGAGGCGGCCGAGGGCCTGCGCGCGGTCGGCGCCTTCTGCATCGGGACCAACCAGATCGCGCTCGACGACGCGAACCGACGTGGCGTCCCCGCCTTCAACGCGCCCTTCTCGAACACGCGCTCGGTGGCCGAGATGGTCATGGCCGACATCGTCTTCCTCGCGCGGCGGCTCGGTGACCGGAACAACCAGATGCACCGTGGCGTGTGGAAGAAGTCCGCGACGGGCAGCCACGAGGTGCGGGGCAAGACGCTCGGCATCATCGGCTACGGGCACATCGGGCGGCAGGTCGGCGTGCTCGCGGAGGCCTTCGGCCTTCAGGTGCTCTTCCACGACATCTCGAACCAGCTCCCCATGGGCAACAACCGCCCGTCGGTGGGGCTCGAGGACCTGCTCGAGGCGAGCGACTTCGTCTCGCTGCACGTCCCGGCCACCTCGCTCACCGAGAACATGATCGGCGAGGCGCAGATCCGGCGCATGAAGAAGGGCGGCTACCTGCTGAACCTCAGCCGCGGCAACGTCGTCGTCATCGAGGCGCTCGCGGCCGCGCTGAAGGACGGCCACCTCGCGGGCGCCGCGGTGGACGTGTACCCGAAGGAGCCGAAGACGAACGACGAGCCCTTCGAGAGCGAGTTGCAGGGCCTGTCGAACGTGATCCTCAGCCCCCACGTCGGCGGCTCGACCCAGGAGGCGCAGGTGTCGATCGGCCAGGAGGTCTCGACCGCCCTCATCCGCTACCTCGACTTCGGGATCACCGCGGGCGCGGTCAACGTGCCCACCGCCGACCTCGCCCCGCGGGAGGGCACGCACCGGATCCAGCACTTCCATCGCAACGTGCCCGGCGTGCTCGGGGACGTGCACCGCATCGTCGCCAACCACGGCGCCAACGTGGTCGGTCAGGTCCTCGCGACCGATCCGCAGGTCGGCTACCTGGTGATGGACGTCGCGGGCGGCGAAGGCGCGGCCATCGTGCAGGACGTCGCCGCGCTGAAGACCACGGTGCGCGCGCGCCTGCTCTACTGA